The genome window GTAGAGCACGCCGATGCCCGTGGGGCCGAACGTCTTGTGCCCGCTGAAGGCGTAGAAGTCGCAACCGATATCCTGCACGTCCACCGGGAAGTGCGTCACCGCCTGCGCCCCGTCCACCAGCACGGGGATGCCCTTGGCGTGCGCCCGGCGCGTCAGCTCCTTCACCGGGTTCACCGTCCCCAGCGCGTTGGACACGTGCGTCACCGCGAGGATGCGCGTGCGCTCCGTCATCAGCGCGTCCACCGCGTCCATCACCAGCTCGCCCCGGTCATCGACCGGAATCACCTTGAGCACCGCGCCCGTCTGCTCGCACAGCATCCGCCAGGGGACGATGTTCGCGTGGTGCTCGATGTGGGTGATGAGCACCTCGTCACCCGGGCCAATGTGCTTGCGCCCGTACGTCTGCGCCACCAGGTTGATGGCCTCGGTGGTGCCGCGCACGAAGATGATCTCCTTCGCGTCCCGCGCGTTGATGAAGCGGCGCACCGTCTCCCGCGCGCCCTCGTACGCCTCGGTGGCGCGCTCGGACAGCACGTGGACACCGCGGTGCACGTTGGCGTTGTCGTGCTGGTAGAAGTGGACGATGGCGTCGATGACGGCCTGGGGCTTCTGCGCCGTCGCCGCGCTGTCCAGGTACACCAGGGGCCGGCCCCGCACCTCCTGGCGGAGGATGGGGAAGTCAGCCCGTACGCGCTGCACGTCGAAGCCGCTCATGCCGTCACCTCGCGCCGGGCCGTGCCCGGCAGCTTCAGGGCCAGCAGGCCCTCCACCCGGGCGCGCACCGCGGCCTGCGGCACCGCCTCCACCACCTCGCGCGCGAAGGCGAACGTCAGCAGCCACTCCGCCTCCGCCCGGGGAATGCCGCGCGAGCGCAGGTAGAACAGCGCCTGCGCATCCAGCCGCCCCACCGCCGCGCCGTGCGCGCACTTCACGTCGTCCGCCAGGATTTCCAGCTGCGGCCGCGTGTCCGCCTGCGCCGACTCCGACAGCAGGAGGTTCCGGTTCTGCTGCCGCGAGTCCGTGCGCTGCGCGTCCTGCCGCACCCGGATGAGCCCGTGGAACGTCCCGCGCGAGCGGTCATCCAGCACGCCCTTGTACAGCTCGCGGCTGGTGCAGCGGGGCGCCGCGTGGTCCAGCGCCGTCCGGTTGTCCAGGTGCTGCGAGCCCCGGCCCACGTACAGGCCATTCAGCGTGGCGTCGCCACCCTCGCCCGCGAAGGCCGAGTGCACCTCGTTGTGCGCCAGCACCCCGCCGAAGGAGAAGGCATGCGACGCGAAGCGGCTGTCCCGCCCCTGCCGC of Pyxidicoccus xibeiensis contains these proteins:
- a CDS encoding cysteine desulfurase translates to MSGFDVQRVRADFPILRQEVRGRPLVYLDSAATAQKPQAVIDAIVHFYQHDNANVHRGVHVLSERATEAYEGARETVRRFINARDAKEIIFVRGTTEAINLVAQTYGRKHIGPGDEVLITHIEHHANIVPWRMLCEQTGAVLKVIPVDDRGELVMDAVDALMTERTRILAVTHVSNALGTVNPVKELTRRAHAKGIPVLVDGAQAVTHFPVDVQDIGCDFYAFSGHKTFGPTGIGVLYGRLERLEPLPPYQGGGDMILSVTMEKVTYNRVPHRFEAGTPNLEGAVGLAAAIRYLEALGMQNVAAHDRELMAYATKALESVPGLRLVGTAREKTGVLSFMLEDIHPHDVGTILDREGVCIRTGHHCAQPVMQHFKVPATSRASLALYNTREDVDALVRGLHKVLEVFK